The Mucilaginibacter sp. PAMB04168 genome contains the following window.
TGGTAAGCTCGGTTAAAAAAAACAAGGACAACTACGCGTTAACTTTTACCAGTCCCGTACCTTCCAATGTAAATGCTGGCGACTTTGCCGAGAACAAAACCTGGACAGCAGGCTTAGAGCTTCGACGGTGTAAAGTATTAAAGCGGAACCGGGCGCGTGGGTTGTTGGTAACAACGCCTAAACGCGTAGTGATAGAGGATAACTATTTCCGTACCGCAGGTACGGCTATTTTAATTGAAGGTGACCTGAACTTTTGGTTTGAGGCAGGTGCCACCACTAACCTCCAGATAAAAAATAATGTGTTTGAAAATTGTCTTACCTCCGGTAACAAAAATGGCAATCGCGGCGAGTGGGGCGAGGCTGTTATCACTATTACACCATCACACCAACCGCAAAATTCAAGTACCGAACCTTATCATAAAAATATACGCATCACCAACAATCAGTTCAAGGTTTTTGATTCACCGCTGGTAAGAGCCGTATCTGTAAGGGGGCTGTATTTTGATAACAACCGGATTGTTAAAACCGAGAAGTACACGCCCTATACCTGGCAAAAGTCTGCATTTCTTTTAGATGGTTGCCGTGAGGTAGAAATAACCCGCAACAAACTCGACGATAAATATACAACCCGTGACGTTGCGATAAGCCACATGGAAAATTCAGATGTAAAAATTCCAGATGGTTTATTCAAGGTTAATTTGAATGCCACACGGTAATCATTGTCAGCAAATAAAACTATACATGTCTTGTATGAAAAGTTTATCAGTCTTTTCGTTGTTAATGCTTACCGCCTTGTGTTGTCGTGGGCGCATTATATTGCCTGCACTGGTAAATTCTAACATGGTGTTGCAACAAAAGGCTACTGTTAAGCTTTGGGGTAAAAGTACACGAAAGGGAAGTGTGCAGGTCATCACTTCGTGGACCAACAGGCAGTATAAAACCATTATAAGCAAGGATAGTACCTGGCATATTAACATTGCCACGCCCGCTGCCGGAGGGCCATACAACATAAGCCTGAACGATGGGGAAAAGCTTACGCTCGATAATGTATTGATTGGAGAGGTATGGTTTTGCTCGGGGCAATCCAATATGGAAATGCCTGTGCGGGGGTGGAAAAATCAGCCGGTTAAGAACTCGGCAGAGCTATTACTTAATGCCCACAACCCTAACATGCGGTTATTTACCGTAGCCCGAAATCCATCCTTAACGCCATTAAACAATTGCGAAGGTGAATGGAAACAGGCGGATACTGAAAGTGTAGGCAGTTTTAGCGCCGTGGCTTACCAGTTTGGGTTGATGCTGCAGCAACGCCTTAAAGTACCAGTAGGGTTAATTTTTTCATCATGGGGTGGCACTAAGATTGAAACCTGGATGGATAAAGCATCCATCATCCAGCACCCGGAGATTGAACTGCCGGCGCAACTTCCTCCCCCAACAGTAGACCGCCAGCCACCTACGGCATTGTACAACGGCATGGTGCACCCCGTAACCAGCTATGCCATCAAAGGGTTTATTTGGTACCAGGGCGAGGCCAATAAAGATGCGCCAGACCTTTATAAAAGCCTTTTTCCGCAGATGGTAGCCGCGTGGCGCAAGCAGTGGGGCGGCGGCGAATTACCGTTTTATTATGTGCAAATAGCACCTTATCATTATGGACGGGATAGTACCAATAAAGGTCCGCAACGCCTGCGCGAAGTACAGTTAAATGCCATGAAAGTGATCCCCAACAGTGGCATGGCAGTAACCATGGATATAGGTGCAGAGCGCTTTATACACCCGCCCGATAAGATAACAGTAGGCAAGCGTTTGGCATTTTGGGCACTGGCTAACACCTATCATTTCAAAACGCTGCCCTTTTCGGGTCCGGTGTACCGGTCGAAAGAGAGTAAGAACGGACGCTTGCAGTTATATTTTGATTACGCACCGTTAGGGCTTACCTCGTACGAAAAGGAGTTAATCAACTTTCGTATAGCTGGCAATGACAATATTTTTTACCCCGCTAAGGCAAAGATCACAAATGAAGGCATAGAAGTTTGGAACGAAAGAGTTAAAGAGCCGCTTAATGTACGTTATGCTTTTGACGAATGGGTAGTTGGTGAACTGTATAACATTGAAGGCTTTCCTGCGTCCTCTTTCAGAACTGATAGTTTGATGAATCTAAGTACGCCTTGATAATTAATCTAATAGGAAGTTTACTGTACTTCTAAACTGCAAATGCTGGTATCAGTATGCTTTAGGCAATACAAGTTTGTTTAGAAGGATAAAGCCACATTTCTTTTTAGTGGTACTAGTTCAGTTATGCACTGGTTAGTTTGCAACTTTTAATGAGTAAGCTAATCAATTGATAAATGAGCTGTTGGAGGCGAAAAGGTACTGGAAACGCAGTTGTTTATAAGACCTCTGTTAAGCGTTATATGGACTTCTGCAACAATCCTAATGCATCAGGCACTTTGTCCGCCATCAACATTCAACGTTACGCCAGTAATGTACTGGGCATCATCGCTGGCCAAAAAGGCTGCAGCATTTCCGATATCTTTGGGTTCGCCATATCGTTGCAGCGCAACAGCTTGCAACATGTGTGCACTAAAAGGGCCGTCTGCCGGATTCATGTCCGTATTGATAAGTCCTGGCTGAATAACGTTAACAGTAATGTTTCGAGGACCTAAGTCACGGGCCCAGCTGCGTGTATAAGCCGCAAGCGCTGCTTTGGTGGCTGAGTAGTCTCCAACTCCGGGATAGGGTGAGCGGCCGGCGCCTGTTGAGCCAATGGTTATAATTCTTCCGCCGCTAGCCATGAAAGGCAAGACCGCCCTGACTGTATGGGCTACGCCCAACACATTAACCTTCCATTGCTGATCAAGCGCCTGCATATCAACAGTAGGGTCATCAACTGCACCAGTCACAAAAAGGCCGGCGCTGTTTACCAGGATATCTATCTGTCCGATTTCTGCTGCCGCCTGAACAGCCTTGTTAATCTCATCCGGGTTGCCGGTATCGGCCTTTACCGCTAGGGCCTTAACCCCAAAGCTTTCTATTTCTTTTACCAGTATTGCTGCTTTTTCTGCAGAGTTTACGTAAGTAAACACAACGTTGGCACCTTGTGCGGCTAATTGTTTTACAATGGCTGCACCTATGCCGCGGCTACCACCGGTAACGAGGGCTAGTTTATTGGCTAATTTTGACATGTTGTTTTGAATTGATTGTAAGTGATTTATTAAACGTGGAAGATAATAGAACCGGTTGTTTGGCCTAATTCGAGATCCTGATGTGCTTGAGCTGCCTGGGCTAATGGATAAATCGTTGGCTTTATTTCTCCAAGCACGCCGTTGCGCAAGGCTTGGAATAATTCACTTGTTGCCAGTTCTACACTATTTTTATTGGGCAGGTAATCACCTAATGATGGACGAGTAAGGTTAACTTCCCTGGCTTTAAGATCAAGTGTATTTATTTCCGGCTCACCGGATGCAGTTCCGTACAAAATTATGGAACCGCCGCGTTTAGTTAGTTTCACAGACCGGCCGAAGGTAGCTTTGCCTACACCATCATAAACGGCCTGCACCCCCTGGTTATGCGTTACCGACCTTACGATGCTTTCAAGATCTTCGGTATCCAGTGCAACAACATAATCAATGCCCTGACTTATTGCCACTGCTTTTTTGGATGTGTGACCTACTGTACCAATAACCGTGGCTCCCAATGCCTTTGCCCAGCGGCTAACCAGCGAGCCCACACCGCCCGCCGCTGCGTGAACCAGAATAACATCGCCGCTTTTAACCAGGTAAGCTTGCTTAATAAGCATCCTGGCAGTTAATCCTTTTGCCAAGATAGATGCCGCCTGGTCAAAGGAAACGTCTTCAGGAAGCTTAATCAGGTCATTTGCGCTGATTAGCCGGCGCTCGGCATAAGCACCCAGTGAAAAGAAATAAGCGATTCGGTCACCTACTGTAAAGTTAGTTACGTTGTCACCTATCGTTTTTACTACGCCGGCTGCTTCCACGCCAATCGTAGCTGGAAAAGTATTTAGCGGAAAGCTTCCGTTTCGGAACAAAACGTCGACAAAATTTAATGATATGGCTTTATGTTCAATTAATAATTCATTGCCTTTTGGCTCACTCACATTTGTTGTAGTATAGGTTAGCACTGAAGGTGCTCCCTGTCTGTCTATCAGCACTACACCGGTTTCGTTGTCTGTTTTCATTTTTTAATTCGTTTGTTTGATAATTCAAAGTTGCAGCAATTACTGCCGGTGCACATTGATAAACGCAGCAACTTTATGTTGACATTTATCAACAGATTGAAAGAGGCTTGACTTACAAAAAGCCTTATTGATTAAATTTTCAGATATTTTTGCGGTTAATTATCCGCCCACATTATAATGATCCGCTATTATGGCTTATGAATTACTTTTCCACTACATCGAATCCAAATCTCATTTAACCCTTAGCAATAATGAAAAGCAGTTAATACAAGCTGCTTTTAAATTAAAGCACTTAAGAAAGCGGCAATATCTTTTACAGGAGGGGGATGTTTGCAAATACATGGCATTTATTGTTAAAGGAGCCGGAAGGATGTATGCAGTTAAAGAAAACGGGCAGGAGTATGTTAT
Protein-coding sequences here:
- a CDS encoding quinone oxidoreductase, with amino-acid sequence MKTDNETGVVLIDRQGAPSVLTYTTTNVSEPKGNELLIEHKAISLNFVDVLFRNGSFPLNTFPATIGVEAAGVVKTIGDNVTNFTVGDRIAYFFSLGAYAERRLISANDLIKLPEDVSFDQAASILAKGLTARMLIKQAYLVKSGDVILVHAAAGGVGSLVSRWAKALGATVIGTVGHTSKKAVAISQGIDYVVALDTEDLESIVRSVTHNQGVQAVYDGVGKATFGRSVKLTKRGGSIILYGTASGEPEINTLDLKAREVNLTRPSLGDYLPNKNSVELATSELFQALRNGVLGEIKPTIYPLAQAAQAHQDLELGQTTGSIIFHV
- a CDS encoding SDR family oxidoreductase, whose product is MSKLANKLALVTGGSRGIGAAIVKQLAAQGANVVFTYVNSAEKAAILVKEIESFGVKALAVKADTGNPDEINKAVQAAAEIGQIDILVNSAGLFVTGAVDDPTVDMQALDQQWKVNVLGVAHTVRAVLPFMASGGRIITIGSTGAGRSPYPGVGDYSATKAALAAYTRSWARDLGPRNITVNVIQPGLINTDMNPADGPFSAHMLQAVALQRYGEPKDIGNAAAFLASDDAQYITGVTLNVDGGQSA
- a CDS encoding sialate O-acetylesterase, producing the protein MKSLSVFSLLMLTALCCRGRIILPALVNSNMVLQQKATVKLWGKSTRKGSVQVITSWTNRQYKTIISKDSTWHINIATPAAGGPYNISLNDGEKLTLDNVLIGEVWFCSGQSNMEMPVRGWKNQPVKNSAELLLNAHNPNMRLFTVARNPSLTPLNNCEGEWKQADTESVGSFSAVAYQFGLMLQQRLKVPVGLIFSSWGGTKIETWMDKASIIQHPEIELPAQLPPPTVDRQPPTALYNGMVHPVTSYAIKGFIWYQGEANKDAPDLYKSLFPQMVAAWRKQWGGGELPFYYVQIAPYHYGRDSTNKGPQRLREVQLNAMKVIPNSGMAVTMDIGAERFIHPPDKITVGKRLAFWALANTYHFKTLPFSGPVYRSKESKNGRLQLYFDYAPLGLTSYEKELINFRIAGNDNIFYPAKAKITNEGIEVWNERVKEPLNVRYAFDEWVVGELYNIEGFPASSFRTDSLMNLSTP